The Leishmania donovani BPK282A1 complete genome, chromosome 23 DNA segment GCTCTTCTCCTCGTGCGCGTCCGCGCAGAAACGCAATTCGAGGGTCCCGCCTCCTTTTGGCAGCACAGCGTCCTGTGCGCGTAGTTTTCTCTCCGATGGCTCACGCGCTCTTTCCGCCGACAGCCGCTCCCCATCTCGCTGGTCGGAGCGCGAAGCCGAGGCAACGCGTAATCTCGAAACGATGGGGGCGAGGCACTTTGGACGGTTTGCACCgacggcggagagaggggccgGGTGCCCCCTCGGGCGGGGGCAGGAACGGTTCGGGCAGCCCAAACGGCTCGCAGCGAaacagggaggggggggcNNNNNNNNNNNNNNNNNNNNNNNNNNNNNNNNNNNNNNNNNNNNNNNNNNNNNNNNNNNNNNNNNNNNNNNNNNNNNNNNNNNNNNNNNNNNNNNNNNNACCGTtgcagcgctggcgtcggcAATTCCGTGACGACTTTGTTCTTTCAAGCCCGGGCAACACAACAAATGCTCAGGGGTCTCTTGGCAGCGGTGGTTGCGCATCCACAGTGCGGCTTTGACAGGCTCACGaacgccgtcggtgccgttGAGGTGCACCGCGAGTGCTACACGCTCCACATCTCACGTCACCGCAAAAAAGAGGCGTCCGTGCGCAGAACGCGCGCGTGGGTGATGGCGCCGCGCGTGACCACGTGTGACAGCGGGGTAGTGCATACAGGGGGAAATAGCCCccccgcaccaccaccaccaccaccgtgaTCACGTCGCTACCCACGGCCTGTCTGCCGGAGTCTACGCCGCGCTTGTCTACCTCAAAAGGCAGGTTTGCTGGCTTCGCTACGGTAGGCTTCCGTCTTTTGCGGAGCTGTGTGACGGTGCGCTCCTCTGCGCTcaccgtgtgcgtgggtgtctTTGCGCACCTGCGTTTCATCGGATGTCGGCACATTATCTTCCGCTGTCGCTTTCTGCTTTCCGTTTTGTGCTTTTCGCTCGTGGCaatctctctgtctttctgtGTCTTATCTTGCCGGTGCTGAGCTCCGCACTAGCGTCTTCGCCCAGGCTCTTGgagctctctttctctctgtgtgtctgtgtgcgtgttcctCACCGTGCAGTCCATTTCACGTCTCCACACTACTTCGGTGGGTGTCGCCAATCTTTTCACTCTCCCATGATGCACATATAGAGGACGAAGAAAGAAAATACAGAAAACGATCATGGTGCGAATCGGCATGGACGCTCGAGCTCTCTCCATGCTATCTGTCGTTCCCCCCTCTGACCACCtgcggaggcgcgcgtggCCACGTGCCCACAGATGTGCAGGCTagcccccttctctctcgttgttgCATTCCCGGCAGTTTTAGGtaggaggaagggggtgaaTCGGAGAGAAAATGATGGCATCCTGTCCCTTGTATACGACACAGCcgcgcacatgtgtgtgGGCGTTCTCGATGCCTACCACGAGAGCGTTCGCTGTCCCCACGCGTTGCGTTTTtatgctttttttttagttCTGCGTCgtcgtgtttgtgtgtgtgtatgggggTGAGGGTTCTGGCCTCTTTGCGTCGACCTCACCTGCAGACGGAGgccacgcagcaccgcatAGAAAAGTGGGTCGACGCCCCTCTCCGTCTGCACatctccgccttcgccgacttccctctctctataatacgcaccggcacacacacgcacacttaCAAACGTGCAATTTCAACGCATCCTTGCACGTGTGCTTCCGTGGCGCCGTCCTCTCCTAGAATGACTTCTCTCCGCCAGCATTGCTGACCATCACTGCCTTGTGCCATCACAtacccacgcacgcgcatccgcacatttcccctccccccattcCCATTCGATTGTGTGGAAGCAGTGCTGCGTCGCTCTCACGTTCTCTTCGGCCTTCTCGCTGTGCTGCCTCTGTGAGCGGATGCTCACCTGCTGCTCATCTAGTGCCGGTgccacacacaagcacattCTTCTCTCGAGTCGTGCACACGTCTCAGGCCAGTATCTTGCGCTCAATGGGATGCACATCATCCACAGAAGCGAAAGCCAACGAAGCGCATTCGTCCTCAGCTCGTCTATCTCGAAACCGCGTGACGAGGCCTCCCGATCGGATGGGCACGGCGCGCCGTCTGCGTCCGGCCGCGCGTGAAGAAGTCGACTTCAACCCTGAAAACGCCGCCGGTGCAGAGCGCCTCCGCCCGTTCGTCGTCACggcccgcagcagcagccgggtTGGTGCCGTTACCCTGCATGGTGTCTGTGGCTACACCCAAAACGGCGTGCCTGCGTACAGCAATGGCACCTCGAACACATGGACAAGCACGAAGAACTTCCGCGAAGGTATCTTTATGGGGTACCAGTGGCAGTGTGTCGAGTTTGCCAGGCGGTGGCTCTGGGTGACGCACCGACTGTTGCTGCCAGAGCGTAGCTGCGCTTACTGCTTTTCTAGCTGCACGTACGCATACCGACTCAAGAAGGACCCATCACCCACCTCGCAGCGGGCACGCGCGGCCATGCACGGGACTGCGGCAGAGACCGGTGCCGGCTCGCCATCGTCCTTCAAGGAAGTGAATGCCGCGACAGAGGTGAAGCTCCTTGGACCGTACACGAACAGAGACGCCTGGGAAAAGGTGCCCGCCAAGTTCGTGAAGCAAGGCTCACTGGTGCCTCCGGTGGCGGACAGCTTGATTGTCTACCCGATGAGCTGGGGCAGCCCGTGGGGACACATCGGTGTCATCACCGCCGTTGACCTGGATCGAAACTGTGTCTACGTTGCTGATCAAAACCGCTACTTTCACGACTGGAACGGCAAGTCGTACAGCGCCGTCTTTCGGCTGGACTGCGACAAGGGTCGATTCTACATACGCGACCACGAGAGCGAGTGCATGGGGTGGCTGACATTTCCAACCGCGGTGGAGGGGCACGACGTGTGGTGTGCAGGTGACCAGGCGCCACGGAAGGCATGCAAGCGACAGCAAGAAGCGGGGGCTTAAAAGCGAAATGAagcgcccacacacacacacacacacacgcacacaccacccctcccttccctcctcccagTGCACACATAGTGTGCGTCTCGTGGcgtctgccccccccctccgcccccacTCCCTGCAAGCGCCTTCTTGGTCGCATCACTGCTTTGGATTGCTCTTCCGCTGTCTATGCGCATGCTTcagccccccctcccctccctcacgtCTCGGCCTGTCCACCGGCCAACGCTTTGAAGGGGCAAAGAGTAGTTCAGGCCGAGCCCAGCCCGCCGCGCGGCGTAcaatgcgtgtgcgtgtgtgtgtgtgtgtacgccATGTCTATGGCAAAGAGCACTGGACATGCGCGCAAGGAAACATGCACGCGGAAGATCGACAAGTATGCGAGACACGCTGCTCAGCGTTCATGGTCACCGCCTTTACCCCTTGGCGGCTTTCCCTTCATCCGCcatctcttctccccttcaCCAAACCCCAgtacacacgcgcccacTCGCGTGTAGTGGCCAACGCAGCCCCGTACAGAATCACGCAAGCGCACTTAGCCACTGCCGTCGCTCGAGGTGCCCTttccgccccctcccctcttgtGTGTGGAGGCAAAGCGACCATGGTgtgccgcacgcgctcgcCTTGGGTCGACACGCACAAGCTCCCCGAGCTTGCGCCACTTTCCTCGCCGCCATGTCGTGGGAGCCTGACAAAAAGCACCGCAGTCAATGGAGTCTTACCGCCGACCCGCGGATGCTGagctcagcggcagcggtgacaCAGTCGTCGTACCTGCACGCGCTCGGTGCCACACAGGAACTGCAGCCGGAGTCGCAGCATCTGCCGAAAGCTCGTAACACGGTCGCCTCTGGCGCATCGATCAACCCAGCCATggcggctgtggcgcagcagaaagCTCGGTACGCGCGTTGCCCGTATGTCCCTCCACCTGCCTTGCGCCGTAGTCGCCTCCATCTGGGCCCCACGGCgggcaccagcggcgcgctTGGCGGAACAAAGCACATCGACGAGGGTCGTCGCGCCCTCACGCAGCCTGCAACGTGGTCTCTGCCGTTGCAGTCTGATTCCGCACAGCGCCGAGCGCCTGCAGGCGCGGGGCCCACGCCGCGTTCGGCGGTCAATGGGGATACCACATTTCACCCCCTTCCGCCACTACGGCCGTCACTCCATCCAATCCCTCCGCCACCGACTGAGTGGTGTCAGGCCCTCGTTGCGCTTCAAGAGCGTCAGCTGCTCTGCTGGCAGCAACTTATAGAAGCCCAGCAGCTGATGACTCACCACGTTGGGCGGCTGCAGGAAGAGTTGCAGTATGTGCGCGAAGTCCTGAAGCACGGACTTGGCAAGCACTCCACGACGGAGGCGGTCATCGCGAGCGCAGCAGATCCACGCAAGCGCTCCCGCTCGGAAGGCCACGACAGTTTCAAAGCTGCAACAGTGACCAaatctgcagcagcagtgccgactgccagcgccgcaacCTCGCAGCGGAACATGTCAGTGCACGTGGTTCGTTTGCTAGGAGAGAGCACCACCTCTACGCCTGCAGTCGTGCAGGACGCGGTAGTCTGTCGAGATGTCGCCCGGCCGGCAGAAGTCGCGCAAAGGCTCCCTTCGAGACCATCCGCAGAGCCGAAGGAGGGCaatggcggtggcggcggtgctgcacactCACAAGgcaccgctgacgctgccgacAGCGAGGCAGACATCTTCATGCTCTGACAAGGGCTGCCCACCCTCACAAGAGACATACACGGGTGATGTTCACGCACTTCCACACACTGGCCTTAACGCGTCACGGAAAcggtgttgtgtgtgtgtgtgtgtacgtgcgtgtgcgacaTGATACACCTCTCTGCTACCCCAACAGCCGCTCATAATGAAGAgcaagcacagacacgcagacagagaaACTACCGCCCTCGCTGTCTCGCTacagaggcgcacgcgcgttgGTCAGACGGCATTACATGACCTGGCGCTGCCTAAGCATGGGCGGAGAAGCGTATCACGTTGCTTCCGGATCTTCCATGCGCCGAGCACATGACCCTTTCGCTGCCTTTGCCGTACTGCGCGGCTTTGCGTGGTCTCTCttcatgtgcgtgtgtgtgtgtgtgtgtgtcaccgtgccgcacacgcatatatcGAAGTTACAAAGTCGCTCCTACGCTCTTTTTGGCACGCCCCCGCCCAACTTCGCCCACACAACCCTCTGCcccacgtgcgcacacatgcacgcagtCGCTGGCAGCGCACCCCATCCCCCATCGGCAGCCGTGTTGAAACAcccacatatatatacacacaaGCGGTGAAgcagcatccgcagcggTAGCGCTTTTCACGCATAGACTCACCAACCCTTCCACATgtgcagacacacgcgcatagACACATCTGACCTGCTTCCACCTCCAGCTCTCTTCATTGCTTTCTCTCCATCACACCAGCAGATAAAGAGTGCACCCATATCTCTCCGTCtatctgtgtgcgtgtcaagaccggcgcgcacaccccatccgcagcgcgcgcctctACGGCTCACCTTCTATTTTTCCTTCTTCGCTTCACCTtcacagagagagatagaGACATCGTCGTTGTCCGAGAAGTCAGGCTTCTTTTTTCAGTCATCTCtccgccaccccctctccgtcCCCCCTCCACTCCATGGACGCCACATGGCAATCCTCTATCGACCGGACGCTGCGCTCCACGGAGGCGACGCTTGAGCAGCTGTCGCATCGTCGCGACAACTACGATCGCGCGAAGCGCCGCGTCGACGACTACCTTGGTGCGACACCGAACCGCCACGACGGCCCGCCCGCTCTAGATGTGTTCGATCATGATTTGAGTCTACCACCACCCTTGCCACAGCACCTCCGCTACCGTGCCGCGCGCATGGCAGGCCCgtctccgccagcgccgaccTCACTGGATCCATCGGCCCCCGCGCGGCGGTCACGCTTACTGTCGTCGGCAGGCGGTTGTGCGGATCCGCGGCCACCTGGcccgtcgtcgtcaccgctACAGCTCGTAAATGCACAGGTGCGAGGCGCGCTGTTGGAACTGGAGCtcgagaaggcgaagcgggcCGACAGCGTCCGTGAGCTGGCTCACCGCACCACTGCCGAGCTCTCTGAAATGCGCAGTCTCATCACGCAGCTCCAGACGGAGAACGAGGCGCTGAAAAagtctgtgcgcgcgctggaggGGCGACTCGGGTATGGGGGCAAGTGTGACAGTCAGCACAAGAGCGTAGAAAACAGTGCAGCCACGACCGCGGATGGCGCGACCTCGATATCCCTGTCTGGTGCATTCGCCCGGCCAACGCATGCAGGCATGTTGTCTTCTTCGACCGTCAACAATGGATTTGGCCCTGCGCACGACGCAACGATgcctgccggtgccgcggcgtcgctcgcGGCCCGCGTGGAAGCACTCGAGGCAGggctcgcgcggcagcagcagcaggcagaggaCCGGCAGACACGCGTGGCAAGCGTGCTGCACGAGCTGGTAAAGGCGGAGGTAGGCTCCGAGGTGTCGCAGGTGCGCGCGTTGGCACGGGAAGCAGCCCGCGATAGCGCGGAAAACTTGCTGAAGCTGCGGCTCTCTGCCCTGCAGTCAAGCACCCAAGCGGATCTCCAGAAGGCGCTGCACATCGCATCGGCGAGCGAAACCGTGGCCcagcacgcacagcagcagtgccgcgaAGCAGAGCAACGACTATACTCCCACATGCACAAGCTGCAGGCACAGTTGTCGGAGTGGCAACGCACGCATAGCAGCGATGCgtcgggcagcgccgccgccgctgcgttgGTGTCAAgccagcaggagcaggagcgtATTGCCACGGTGGACCGCCGCATTgctgagcagctgcgcggcgtgcaAAGGCAGCTACAGGAGTACCGTGCCGACGTCGAGGCGCAAGTGGACCGgctggcacagcagcacaaaGTGCTCTCCAGCGTGGTGCAAGGAAAGGCTGATGCTGGTGAATTGCTAGCGGTGCGCGAGCATGtagaggagcagcagagagatggcagcagcgagtgGATGTCGCGTGATCAGGTGACCGCTCTGCTGcgggcgcagctgcagccccTCCACGATGAGGTGCGCAAGACACAGGCCATGGCGCAAGAGAACCTTGGTGGCGCCGATGCGTGGCGACAGCAAGCTGCGATGCGCTTGGCGGCAGTCGAAGCCAGCATGAAGGCGTACTCCGCGGAAACGCTGCAGGATCAGCAATGGCAAAGCTGCGCACGTGACATACAGCGGTTGCGGACAGACATGAGCAGCGTCCAGTCCTGCGCCGCAGAGGCAGTGAGGCAAGCCAgggcggagctggcggatGTCTGGGATGCCAAGGTGAGGCTActggaggagcgcacgcagcagatGCACCGAGAACGTCAGCAGCAGACCGACGcacagctccgccagctgcagcagacacTGGCGGAacagcaggaggcgctgcagcgagctCGTGTGGCAGGGGAGTCCTCGGATGAGCGTCTAAGGCGGACGGAGGCGGCACTTGCTGCGGTTGAGGCAACCCTGCCACGCGCGGTGGAAGGCGTTCGGGCCAGgtgcgaggcgctgcagggacTCATTCAGCAGACGTGCGTACTTCCGGTGACCCGGGTGCAGCAGGACATCGAGGAAGCGCAGCGcaagctgcaggcggcggaggaagacCGGATACGGCTGAACAGCAGCTggacgcagcagctggcagaAGCGAGGCAGTACCACGAAGAACGCGCCCGGCACACCCGGGAGGTGCTCGAACAGCGCCTCGCTCACCACAAAGAGCTCTATGAGGAACTCAGGACACAACAGACCCTTCAGCGGCGTgccgcggaggagcagcatcagcaacTCATGGACCGTGTCCGCCAAGttcaacagcagcaacagtaTGGGGCGTCGagcgtggtggcgctgacgCCTGTGCGCGAGCCGCCtgcagagggggagagcacTCCTGCGctggcgacagcggcgccgaccaCCATGGCCAGCACGTCAGGGCCGGAGGAAGGTCAGCACAGCCTGCAACTGCTAGCCAGCCGCCTTCAGGTTCTCGATAACCGCCTCGAGGCAGTCGAGGAGGCGTGCGCTAAGGTGCCCTTCACCGTCGCTGACGCGACAGCCTCGGTCGCAAAGCGTCTGGAAGGGCTGCAGAACCGCGTGCACGCCGAGGCCGACGACGGGAGAAAGCGGCACGATGCGCTAAAGCGCGACATGGAACTGCAGCTGGGTGCGGTGTCGAGGAAGTGCTCAGAAACGGCAGCGTCCATCGACACTCAGTCGGCACGCACGGCGCGTCAAGTGGAAGAGCTCCTTTCCCCGCTGCAACTTGTCACGCACCTTGCAGCCAACGATTCGTGTCTTCAGCACCTCGCGCGTCGCCTGCGAGACCACCTGGAGCTGGCGCCCGAGAACACAGCTGCTTTGGCTGATGTGCGTGCTCACCTCGTGGTACAGGCAAAAACGCTGGAGGTGTTGCAGGCATCGGTGCAAGACACGCAGCAGAGGCTCACCGGGCTCAGCGAGATGCGCCTTGCAGATCAAACGTCTGCCGCCGTTCCCTCTTCAAGCTCAGAGATGGAgtctgccgcagctgcagaggcggcggctgcacgaGAGGAGATGCCGAATGTCGTTCGGAGCCTACAGGTAGCGCTTGAGGAACAGCGTGAGCGTCAGGAGGACCTCGAAAAAGGCCTGCGTCACGTCACGACGGAGCAgctcaccaccatcaccacggAGCTGGCTGAGCTCAAGCGGGTAACAGACAGCGTCCCGCTTGAGCTCGCCAAGCTTGCCGAACAGTGCAGCGCCCTCCAatcggtgcagcggcagcagctgccgacgctgcagaAGTACGTGCAGGATGTCGTCGATGTGGTCGAGTCGAACCAGTCGGCGCAGATGGGCCCGAtccagctgcggctgcgcgccgtcgaggaTCGTCACAAGCATCTGCAGGCGCGAGTGGAGGAGGTCAGCGCAACCCACGAggcggatgcggcgcagaaggTGCAAGATCTGCACAGGACGTTGggccagcagcagaaggTGCACAAAGCTGTTgaggagcagctggcagGTTTGCGCGACAACGTGGCGGCCACACGAGCGGACGTCGACTctctggcgcagcgcatggcTGCCGCAGAGCAGGTGAGGGAGCACGCGACAGACCTGCAAGTCGTCGCGTCATCCGCCAAAGCCAACGAAACCGCCGCAGCGAAAACGGACGAAGCGCTCGTGGTACCCGATGctgtggcggagctgcgcctgTACATGGAGGACATCGATGAACGGCTTGCCCAactggaggagcaggcgcacagCTCGGTGTCTGTGACGGCAGAGATGCTGGGGGCGTTTCGCGATCAACTCCAACATGTCGTTGGCCGCTttgcggcagccgccgcgcagttCACCGGAAATGCAGAGGGCAACGAAGCGAACGAGGCAGAGAATGGTgatgccgcagcgacggaggcggcggtggcggccacgAAGGGTGTTTCTTGCTCCACACAGCCGCCCATCCACAGCCTTGAGGACGTTCTCTTATTCCTTCTTCACCAACTCCACCAATTTCagcacgcgctgcggcagctgcagtcgAACACGGTGGATACGCTGGAGATACTCGAACAACATGAGGAGAGTGTCGCGCCGCTACCAATGCTCCAGCACACTGTCGATGTGATGGCCGCCACCCTTCTGCCACTCGCGGAGCGGCTCGGTgtggacgctgctgccgtccgcGCTGTctcggcgcagccgcagcatcgccaccatcaccatgtCTCGCTGTTCCcgccctcgcgcagcagcagcagtagcggcagcagtgcgtcTGAGAAGTGTGAGTGGGTCCGAGGGTGACCACCTGGACACGTTTAGAGCGAagagagcgggagggagggtggggtAGCTGGTGGCGCGGAGACGATGCAATGTGTGCCAATGCCTTGATCTTTCCTCCCACTCGGTTCGCTTTCCTGGATCGCTAGTTCTTCACCGATGTGATCTCCCTCGTGTGCTTGGGTTGTATATATGTTCGTGGGCATGTGTTTCGCTTGGAAAGACAGTCGCCATAAATCCTTATCTCCCTTTCGTAacttctctctgtctcccaGCACTGCAAAGTCCTGTAGCGGCACCGTTGTCTGGACCCCTCGGACACGCTTGCGCACGAGGGCACCTATCCGTGACCACGTCGATGCCGACTAGAGAAACGTCGCTTATTCCACATCCTTCCGACCCCCCCCTCGACCTTCTCGGTGCCCTCCATCTTGATTCTCCTCCTTTCAAATAGCACCGCCGGTTGCTTTACACCCACAAAGGCCCTGATTCTGCGCAGCATCTACGCACGCAAGTCATTGTCATCTCTGGCACTGAAGGACGCTGCCGACAACCCTACTGCGCCCTGTACATTCCGCTCTACTCCTTCATCGAAGACACGGGTTCACGAAGATGACGGCGTCCTCCGTCGAGCTAGAGCAGCTGAAGCGACAGCTTATCAAGAGGTACGAAGAGCAGATCAACGAGCAGCTCGgttgccgcgccgccgccgccgccggtgatgaccctgcgccagcgcccTCTTCCACGCCCGCATACCTTTATCAGCAGCTTCTCTGTCTGCGCGCCGGTCGCGCGTACGGGGTCGGGATGCCGACGAACGCCTCGGAGAGGGTGCAGTTGCTAGCGGAGAGCCAGCCGCCGCCCGAGGCGATGATCATGCGGCGACTGCGCAAAGCGCAGGATGAGAGCATTCGCCTGCTAGCCGctcgcaccgccgcgacagcaGGAAAGTCCGCTGAGTACGATGCAGCCGTGGCACCTTCCGTGGATAATGCAAccgccgctggtggagcACGTGAAGAAGTCGCAGCCAAGCCCTTTACCGCGGAGGAGCGGATGAAGTTGCTGTCACAGATTGCGGCGGGTagcgcaccaccgcccctTTCCGAATCGGCTCCTTCGAAACTtgcccctgccgctgccacctccGCTGATGATGTCGCTGCTTGCGACGAGTGCGCTGCCGAGGCTTGTGAGAATCAGAGTGAGTCTGAGAACAAGGAAGAAGAACGAGAAGCagtggaagagagggaagaggcacCTTCCGAGCTCGCGGCATGACAGCACCAAAGATGGTGTGCGACTGAGAAGACTGCTGCgttgttttttgtttgtgtttcGCCTTGCCCCGGCGATGGtgtgcgccacctcctctcgtCCCCTTCTGGTTGCTGCCCCTGGAAGCGTTGCTCGTGGCACGcactcctttttttttttgttgttccGCTTCTCTTCAGCatcatctcctcctctcttcacGCATTCCTGTCGCACGGCGTTGGTGTGCATGCGGTGTATCGGTGTTGGAGGCACGGATGAATCTTAGTTGGAACGCGATGTTCTTTAGTGCTATTACTGTggtcttcttttttttttttcggaggAAGGGTGAAGTGgtaggaggagggggggttgtacccggcgccgcctgccTGCAAAACCACCTCTCATTCCCTCCGTCTTCCCGCCCTTGGAAATGAGGGTGGATGGgtgcaggggggggggcgttcGTGGCACCCCTTTTTTTGGCACTAACAAGATGGGAGCAACGATATGGTTGCTTTTGCAGCGACAGACAGGACGTGCGGTGGATACCTATACCGACCTGCTCAGTAACGTCCTTTCCTAGTGCcaatggggggggggggtgactGTGTACGTACGTGCCTTCGTTtctcactttttttttgcgagAACTGGGTCAAGGGCCaaaggaaagaagaaaacaaaatgTAAAATAACAGAACCGTCTCTCCACTGTTGCCGTGCGCACTTCCACAGGGCGTACACGGTTGTCGAGAGGGCGACGAGGCGTcccatcgctgctgccctacacgtgcgtgtgtgtgtggcatgTCTGCATACTGCCACTATTCCCTCGCCTTGTGTAGCCGTCACATCTTTTTTCTCTCAATCCTCTTGCTCCACTACCACCACACCCGCGATGCACACACCCTCACCCCTCGTACGTATATCTTCGTCAGCCACACTGAAGTTGGTTCGTTAGGGGACGACAGCACCTTGGCCCATAGGTAATTAGGCATACACCTTcaagcacgcacatacacctACACGTGTGTTCTTGTAAaatcaacagcagcagcagcagtacagAGACGGGAACGCAGGTGGACGTCTTGCGCGCGTTGCTCTCACATCGCCAGCCCTTCTCCTGccgatttttttttgcgcttCTTCCTTTCGTTCCTCTCCTTCGACTCGCTTTGCTCTCTGCTGCCCGCTCACGCAACGACTGTTTTCCATTTTTTCCCCACCCTGCCCGTACTTCGGTTCCTCTGCTCTCGTCTCTTGGCTGCCACCCCGACGTCACTCGATCGCGTTCACAGTAGCGCGTGACTGCATGCCCTTTGTTAACACGTTGCTCCCTTCTTCCGTTGCTGTCggtttgctttttttttcctttcgcgTTCATCTTCCTCACctccttttgttttcggGTGCGTATCCTGCGCGTGCACTCGTAGAGGTTTTTGGGTTCGCGCCCTTGTTCCGTCGCCATTGCCAGGGACCTGAATACCGTATTCCTTGCgctttctgtgtgtgggtgtgcgcacgtgaCAGCCCGATCCGGAGACTTCATCCACCGTAGCAACTCATCAGCAATACCCGCTTCACAGAACAATGGGCCAGCCGAACACGAAAGACTcaaagcggcgccgcgtaGGTCTGCCCAGCAggagcgtcagcggcgccaaCCGGCCCACCTGCGTCCGGCCGACGGCGGTGAGCGACAGTGTGCTACAGCAGGCAGGCGCAACGTCCGGAGCCACGCGCCACTCCGACccgagcagcgcgcacagcacGAGCCGAagctcgctgccgcgcctgcACTCGGGATCCGTCGGCGCCACTGGCAGCATGACCGGCAACGTGCCTGCCGCCACCTTTCCTATTGTGCTGCGCTACCAGGACCAGGATGTGGGTACGCTAATCGAGTCGAGGAAGCCTGTGTACGTTGCTGTGGAGGCAATGAActggcagccgctgcccatGACACCGAGCGCGGACTCCTTCTACGCGCTGCTTGAGCTCCCGCCCGGCAACCACAACTATCGCTTCCTTGTCAATGGGATGGAGGTAGTGGATagcacgcagccgctggcACCGGGGACGGCCTCGTCAGACGC contains these protein-coding regions:
- a CDS encoding trypanothione synthetase, putative, which codes for MGCTSSTEAKANEAHSSSARLSRNRVTRPPDRMGTARRLRPAAREEVDFNPENAAGAERLRPFVVTARSSSRVGAVTLHGVCGYTQNGVPAYSNGTSNTWTSTKNFREGIFMGYQWQCVEFARRWLWVTHRLLLPERSCAYCFSSCTYAYRLKKDPSPTSQRARAAMHGTAAETGAGSPSSFKEVNAATEVKLLGPYTNRDAWEKVPAKFVKQGSLVPPVADSLIVYPMSWGSPWGHIGVITAVDLDRNCVYVADQNRYFHDWNGKSYSAVFRLDCDKGRFYIRDHESECMGWLTFPTAVEGHDVWCAGDQAPRKACKRQQEAGA